A section of the Pseudomonas sp. FP453 genome encodes:
- the hutG gene encoding N-formylglutamate deformylase, protein MDKVLNFKQGRVPLLISMPHAGLRLTPAVAAGLIPEAQSLPDTDWHIPTLYDFAEALGASTLSAEYSRFVIDLNRPSDDKPLYVGATTGLYPATLFDGVPLFREGLEPTETERASYLQKIWGPYHRTLQEELARLKAEFGYALLFDAHSIRSVIPHLFDGKLPDFNLGTFNGAACDPALASQLEAICAGHPQYSHVLNGRFKGGHITRHYGNPAQDIHAVQLELCQSTYMEEVEPFRYRADLAEPTRVVLKQLLEGVLAWGQRRYG, encoded by the coding sequence GTGGATAAGGTTCTGAACTTCAAACAAGGCCGGGTGCCGCTGCTAATCAGCATGCCCCACGCGGGTTTGCGCCTGACGCCGGCGGTCGCGGCCGGGTTGATCCCCGAGGCACAAAGTCTGCCGGACACCGACTGGCATATCCCCACGCTGTATGACTTTGCCGAGGCGCTGGGTGCCAGCACCTTGTCGGCCGAATATTCGCGGTTTGTGATCGACCTGAACCGGCCGTCCGACGACAAGCCGCTGTACGTCGGCGCCACCACCGGGCTGTACCCGGCCACGTTGTTCGACGGCGTGCCGTTGTTCCGTGAGGGGCTGGAGCCGACCGAGACCGAGCGCGCCAGTTACTTGCAGAAGATCTGGGGCCCGTATCATCGCACGCTGCAGGAGGAGCTGGCACGGCTCAAGGCCGAGTTCGGCTACGCCTTGCTGTTCGATGCGCACTCGATCCGCTCGGTGATCCCGCACCTGTTCGACGGCAAGCTACCGGACTTCAACCTTGGCACCTTCAATGGCGCTGCCTGTGATCCCGCGTTGGCCAGCCAACTGGAAGCCATCTGCGCCGGGCATCCGCAGTACAGCCATGTGTTGAACGGGCGCTTCAAGGGCGGGCATATCACCCGCCATTACGGCAACCCGGCGCAGGATATTCATGCGGTGCAGCTGGAGTTGTGCCAGAGCACTTATATGGAAGAGGTGGAACCGTTTCGTTATCGGGCGGATCTGGCTGAGCCGACGCGGGTGGTGTTGAAGCAGTTGTTGGAAGGGGTGTTGGCCTGGGGGCAACGGCGTTACGGCTGA
- the choX gene encoding choline ABC transporter substrate-binding protein, with the protein MQKTLLSLIVAALFSAQAMAAEPASCKNIRMGVVSWTDVVATSAIADVLYSGLGYHSKQTTAVQQLIFAGIRDKRLDIFLGYWKPAMDKNIAPFLAAKQVKVLDSPSLAEARATLAVPKYVADAGLNTFADIARFKDQLGAKIYGIEPGSAANTDLQKMIDANDFGLGSFKLVASGEAGMLAAVQRAVSRKEFVVFVGWTPHPMNINMDMVYLTGSNDLFGPNEGRATVSTVTAPDFAERCPNANRLLENLTFTAPQESQLMVPIMARQSPQAVAKQWLRDHPEDLQRWLAGVTAFDGQDGVAAVQASLKP; encoded by the coding sequence ATGCAAAAAACCTTGTTGAGCCTCATCGTCGCCGCACTGTTCAGTGCACAAGCCATGGCCGCCGAACCGGCCTCCTGCAAAAACATCCGCATGGGCGTGGTCAGTTGGACCGACGTGGTCGCCACTTCTGCCATCGCCGACGTGCTGTACAGCGGCTTGGGCTATCACAGCAAGCAAACCACGGCCGTGCAGCAGCTGATTTTTGCCGGTATTCGCGATAAACGCCTGGATATCTTCCTGGGTTACTGGAAACCGGCGATGGACAAGAACATCGCCCCGTTCCTGGCGGCCAAGCAGGTCAAGGTCCTTGATTCACCAAGCCTTGCCGAGGCCCGGGCGACGTTGGCTGTGCCGAAGTACGTGGCCGATGCCGGGTTGAACACCTTTGCCGATATCGCCCGCTTCAAGGACCAATTGGGCGCCAAGATCTACGGTATTGAGCCGGGGAGCGCCGCCAATACGGACCTGCAAAAAATGATCGATGCCAACGATTTCGGCCTGGGCAGCTTCAAGCTGGTCGCCTCCGGTGAAGCCGGGATGCTGGCCGCCGTGCAGCGTGCGGTGAGCCGCAAGGAATTTGTGGTCTTCGTCGGTTGGACCCCGCACCCGATGAATATCAATATGGACATGGTCTACCTGACCGGCAGTAACGATCTGTTCGGCCCCAATGAAGGCCGCGCTACCGTCTCTACCGTCACCGCGCCGGACTTCGCTGAGCGTTGTCCCAACGCCAACCGCCTGCTGGAAAACCTTACCTTTACCGCCCCCCAGGAAAGCCAGTTGATGGTGCCGATCATGGCACGCCAGTCGCCCCAGGCCGTGGCCAAGCAGTGGCTGCGTGACCATCCCGAGGATCTGCAGCGCTGGCTGGCCGGGGTGACGGCGTTTGATGGCCAGGATGGCGTGGCGGCTGTGCAGGCCAGCCTCAAACCCTGA